The Arachis duranensis cultivar V14167 chromosome 2, aradu.V14167.gnm2.J7QH, whole genome shotgun sequence genome has a window encoding:
- the LOC107474936 gene encoding probable auxin efflux carrier component 1b: MPAIVAKSISILSDAGLGMAMFSLGLFMALQPKIIACGNTVASFAMAIHFLTGPAVMAVASIVVGLRGVLLHIAIVQAALPQGIVPFVFAKEYNVHPDILSPGVIFGMLIALPITLVYYILLGL, encoded by the exons ATGCCTGCCATTGTTGCCAAATCAATATCAATTCTATCTGATGCAGGCCTTGGCATGGCCATGTTTAGCCTTG GGCTATTTATGGCATTGCAACCAAAGATCATTGCCTGTGGAAACACGGTCGCTTCATTCGCTATGGCGATTCATTTCCTCACCGGCCCTGCAGTAATGGCTGTAGCATCAATTGTGGTAGGACTAAGGGGAGTTTTGTTGCACATTGCCATTGTACag GCTGCCCTGCCTCAAGGAATTGTACCCTTTGTGTTTGCTAAGGAATACAACGTTCATCCTGATATATTAAGCCCAGG GGTTATATTTGGGATGCTAATTGCTCTTCCTATTACTctagtttattatattttgttggGGCTGTGA